A genomic stretch from Sulfurimonas sediminis includes:
- a CDS encoding methyl-accepting chemotaxis protein, translating to MVNFLTKISVRNKMLLNVAVPLAVIIIIAISAIYTHLQNSQKYETYSIIVDLDQKISKVVHETQKERGATAGFLGSKGKKFAQKLSSQKEETDKKIQELQSYLQDGNVISLLDKDVKAYLEKALQDLSRIDNIRSQVTAQSIGAKEAIAYYTQMNAKFLNFIAKASLQAADAQLSAETLAYYDFLQSKERAGIERAVGSATFANDKFIKGAKTKLAGLISEQEAFMSSFETLASKKDIAYKREILQGKVIEEVKRMETILLTAKEIGGFGVDATYWFDTITKKINRLKKVQEKIETGLTASDKRSEELFKLAIDIANFVHETQKERGATAGYIGSNAKKFVTRLPAQRVASDKKLVRLKEDIRSFHFQNYPHELRKWVNQFVQKIQKLQSVRKRVTSLDMDAKTAIGYYTATNASMLDTIAYMTHLARDIKSGRKLIAYYSFLMAKERAGIERAVLSNAFARNKFLPGMKDKFVKLITEQKSFLRVFHSVAPSYLVAYYTKQMAIPAVQEVEKMRKIALEANTIGGFGVDASYWFDTITQKINLLKKVDDHLSQNLTRLAHEKYENEKNALYLYLFVMLFIILFTAVLSWLISKNITHSVAKISKGMEQFLEFLNRKHNVIEKIDLHGSDELARVAKMVNEQTDTINEGIENDMLCVGESILTLNKVQQGSFKCRVNSEATNSQIQTLANTINKMLDTQEKVMDNILEGLEKYANYNYLDKIVLDKKITGETKAVVERVNDLGDAITKLLNDSYNNANALLERADMLESKMQELNKSTASQAKELSGTTQAVNTIAQTIEETSQKANEVVSQSQDIKNVMQVISDIADQTNLLALNAAIEAARAGEHGRGFAVVADEVRKLAEGTQKSLAEINTTVSILTQSITDVEANISEQSESANSINKAVDEVNAMTELNAQTAAEVNKVAGDVKEMSLRALSEIEKNKFNKV from the coding sequence ATGGTTAATTTTTTAACAAAGATTTCAGTAAGAAACAAGATGCTGCTTAATGTTGCCGTGCCTCTTGCGGTCATTATCATCATAGCCATAAGTGCAATTTACACCCATTTGCAAAACAGTCAAAAGTATGAAACATACAGCATCATCGTTGATCTGGATCAAAAAATTTCCAAAGTTGTGCATGAGACACAAAAAGAGCGGGGTGCAACTGCCGGGTTTTTAGGCTCAAAAGGGAAAAAGTTTGCACAAAAACTCTCTTCGCAAAAAGAAGAGACGGACAAAAAAATTCAAGAACTGCAAAGCTATCTGCAAGACGGAAATGTCATCAGTCTGTTGGACAAAGATGTCAAAGCATACCTTGAAAAAGCACTGCAGGATCTCTCACGGATAGACAACATTCGTTCTCAGGTGACGGCACAGAGTATAGGAGCAAAGGAAGCGATTGCCTACTACACACAAATGAATGCTAAATTTTTAAATTTTATAGCAAAAGCTTCTTTGCAGGCAGCAGATGCACAGCTCAGTGCCGAGACATTGGCGTATTATGATTTTTTACAGTCCAAAGAGAGAGCCGGCATAGAGCGTGCAGTCGGAAGTGCCACTTTTGCAAATGACAAATTTATCAAAGGGGCAAAAACAAAACTTGCAGGACTGATCTCTGAACAAGAGGCATTTATGAGCAGCTTTGAGACCCTTGCCTCAAAAAAAGATATCGCATATAAGAGAGAGATTCTGCAGGGGAAGGTGATTGAGGAAGTCAAACGGATGGAAACCATTTTACTGACAGCCAAAGAGATTGGCGGGTTTGGTGTGGATGCCACCTACTGGTTTGATACGATTACAAAAAAAATAAACAGACTCAAAAAAGTGCAGGAGAAGATAGAAACAGGATTGACAGCCAGTGATAAAAGAAGCGAAGAACTCTTTAAACTTGCCATAGATATCGCAAACTTTGTACATGAAACACAAAAAGAGAGAGGTGCTACAGCAGGGTATATAGGTTCAAATGCCAAAAAATTCGTTACAAGACTTCCGGCACAGAGAGTTGCAAGTGATAAAAAACTGGTAAGACTCAAAGAGGACATCAGAAGTTTTCATTTTCAAAACTATCCACATGAATTACGAAAATGGGTCAATCAGTTTGTGCAAAAGATTCAAAAGTTACAGAGTGTAAGAAAACGGGTGACATCACTGGATATGGATGCTAAAACCGCTATTGGCTATTATACTGCTACAAATGCTTCCATGCTTGATACGATTGCCTACATGACACATTTGGCAAGAGATATAAAAAGCGGAAGAAAGCTTATTGCCTATTACAGTTTTTTGATGGCAAAAGAGAGAGCGGGCATAGAGCGGGCAGTACTTTCAAATGCCTTTGCCAGAAATAAATTTCTGCCTGGTATGAAAGACAAATTTGTAAAACTTATAACAGAACAAAAAAGCTTTTTACGAGTATTTCACTCTGTAGCTCCTTCCTATCTGGTGGCATATTATACAAAGCAGATGGCTATACCGGCAGTGCAGGAGGTTGAAAAGATGCGAAAAATTGCGCTTGAGGCCAATACCATAGGCGGATTTGGTGTGGATGCTTCTTACTGGTTTGATACTATCACGCAAAAAATCAATCTTTTGAAGAAAGTAGATGACCACCTGAGCCAGAATCTTACCCGCTTGGCACATGAAAAATATGAGAATGAAAAAAATGCGCTCTATCTGTATCTTTTTGTCATGCTCTTTATTATTTTGTTTACGGCAGTGCTTTCGTGGCTTATCAGCAAAAATATCACACACTCCGTTGCCAAAATAAGTAAAGGGATGGAACAGTTTCTGGAGTTTTTAAACAGAAAACACAATGTAATCGAGAAGATTGACCTGCATGGCAGTGATGAACTTGCCCGTGTTGCAAAAATGGTCAACGAACAGACAGATACGATTAATGAGGGAATTGAAAATGATATGCTGTGTGTCGGAGAGTCAATTCTTACACTTAACAAAGTACAGCAGGGCTCTTTTAAGTGCAGAGTCAATTCCGAGGCAACTAACTCGCAAATCCAGACTTTGGCAAATACAATCAATAAAATGCTTGATACCCAGGAAAAAGTGATGGACAACATACTCGAAGGTCTTGAGAAGTATGCAAACTATAACTACCTGGATAAGATTGTTCTTGATAAAAAAATTACAGGAGAGACAAAAGCGGTTGTAGAGAGAGTCAATGACCTGGGCGATGCCATCACAAAACTTTTGAACGATTCCTACAACAATGCCAATGCACTGCTTGAGCGGGCGGATATGCTTGAGTCAAAAATGCAAGAGTTAAACAAATCGACAGCCTCACAGGCAAAAGAGTTGAGTGGGACGACACAGGCGGTCAATACTATAGCCCAGACCATAGAAGAGACCTCGCAAAAAGCAAATGAAGTGGTCAGTCAGTCACAGGATATTAAAAATGTTATGCAGGTTATCAGTGACATTGCAGATCAGACAAATCTTCTGGCACTCAATGCTGCGATTGAAGCGGCACGTGCGGGTGAGCACGGACGCGGATTTGCCGTTGTTGCCGATGAGGTCAGAAAGCTTGCAGAAGGAACACAAAAATCACTGGCTGAAATCAATACAACAGTGAGTATTCTCACACAGTCCATTACTGATGTTGAAGCCAATATTTCTGAACAGAGCGAGAGTGCAAATTCTATCAACAAAGCCGTTGATGAGGTAAATGCCATGACAGAGCTCAATGCACAGACTGCGGCTGAAGTCAATAAAGTGGCAGGAGATGTAAAAGAGATGTCTCTCAGAGCCTTGAGTGAAATAGAAAAAAATAAATTTAACAAAGTGTAA
- the greA gene encoding transcription elongation factor GreA, translating into MQNNIEPMTLFGYEKLQAEVKDLKEVKRPGVVKAIEEALEHGDLKENAEYHAAKEQQKSIDNRLAELQEILGNAQIVDPKELQHTKVSFGSTVVMTNMDTDEEVTYTIVGGCESNPDIGLISFNSPLAKQLLGKEEGDEVKVRLPGGEKEFEIDEVKYQDIVFECKE; encoded by the coding sequence ATGCAAAACAACATAGAACCGATGACACTTTTTGGCTACGAGAAGTTACAGGCCGAAGTAAAAGATTTAAAAGAGGTAAAACGCCCGGGTGTTGTCAAAGCGATTGAAGAAGCGCTTGAACACGGAGATTTAAAAGAAAATGCGGAATACCATGCGGCAAAAGAGCAGCAAAAAAGTATAGACAACCGCCTTGCAGAACTGCAGGAGATTTTGGGAAATGCCCAGATTGTTGATCCCAAAGAGCTGCAGCACACCAAGGTAAGCTTTGGCTCAACGGTTGTTATGACAAATATGGATACAGACGAAGAGGTAACCTACACGATAGTAGGCGGGTGTGAGAGCAATCCTGACATCGGGCTCATCTCTTTTAACTCTCCTCTGGCAAAACAGCTTCTTGGCAAAGAAGAGGGTGATGAGGTCAAAGTCCGTCTTCCCGGGGGTGAAAAAGAGTTTGAGATAGACGAGGTGAAATACCAGGATATTGTTTTTGAGTGTAAAGAGTAA